The Flavobacterium johnsoniae genomic sequence GTTTTTTTTGATAAACTAATATGCTAAGTTTTTGTAATTCAGTGTTTTTGTAATGTTTAAGTTAGTCTTAAGATGTCAGAAGTTTAAATTAAATTTATAATTCGTAAAAGAATAAATCCTATTTTTGTGATATGAAATGGATAGCAATTATACTGTCAGTTTATTTGATGGCACTTTCAAATATGCCTTGTGCAGATATGGAAGTGAATAGTGCTATGCATAAAACAGCCCAATTTTCTTCAGAAGAGAATCATTCACATGACAAAGAAAATGATTTGTGTTCGCCTTTCTGTGCTTGTAATTGCTGTGGTGTTCAAATTTTAAGTTATCAAACTCCGATAACTTTTGAATTTCCAAAAGCTTGCAATCCAATTTCAATTCAATTACCAAGTTATAATTCTGTTCTAGCTTCTAATTTCTACGGAAGCATTTGGCAACCGCCTCAGTTAGTATAATGAAATCCTTTCCGATAAGTCGGAATTTGGATTAGAGAAGTGTGGATTTTCCACAAAATAAAGATAGACAAGAGATTGTCTCATTTCTCATTTCATTATAATTTAAAATGTTAGATAAAATCATACAATTTAGTATAAAGAATAAGTTCATTATACTACTATTTACTTTGGTATTAATTGCCGTAGGAAGTTATTCCTTAAAAAAACTGCCATTAGATGCACTTCCTGATATTACCAATAATCAGGTGCAGATTATTACAACAGCTCCCACACTTGCCAGTCAAGAAGTGGAGCAGTTAATTACTTATCCTTTAGAACAAGCCGTAAAAACAGTTCCAGATGTGATAGAACTTCGAAGTATTTCTCGTTTCGGATTATCGGTTGTAACCGTTGTTTTTGAAGACGATGTTGATATTTATTGGGCGCGAGAACAAATTTTTCAACGGTTAAAACAAGCAGAAGAAAATATTCCCGAATACGTTGGATCTCCAGAATTAGCTCCGATCAGTACAGGTTTGGGAGAAATTTATCAATATGATGTTTACGCCAAAAAAGGTTATGAAAATAAATACAGCGCTGTCGATTTAAGAACCATTCAAGATTGGATCATTATTCCGCAATTGCAAGGAATTAAAGGCGTTGCCGATGTTAGTTCTTGGGGAGGAAAACTAAAGCAATACGAAATCGCCGTTAATCCAAACACGCTGAATAGTTTAGGAGTTACCATTACCGAAATCTTTGATGCTTTAGAAAAAAATAACCAAAATACGGGAGGAGCTTACATTGAAAAAGATCAATATGCGTATTTCATTCGTGGAGTCGGAATGGCAAAAGGAACGAAAGATTTAGGAAATGTTGTCGTTAAAAACAGAAATGGTTCACCAGTTTTAGT encodes the following:
- a CDS encoding DUF6660 family protein; the protein is MKWIAIILSVYLMALSNMPCADMEVNSAMHKTAQFSSEENHSHDKENDLCSPFCACNCCGVQILSYQTPITFEFPKACNPISIQLPSYNSVLASNFYGSIWQPPQLV